A section of the Rhizomicrobium sp. genome encodes:
- a CDS encoding tetratricopeptide repeat protein encodes MKHMVLLAALGTATLPATQPHRASVIPACAEATSLLERTHAGDGSADFRAAKDAASRCLEQGGGADALTLRARAEQNLGDRHGALADLTAALKLQPYSVSIHYDRGLLQLDARDFDAAIGDFSASVELDPTDSDAVFQRGWAYQLAGRNALAVDDFTLILASFPDYPPAYRLRGISFAALGRFDKAEADYTAYLAADPNDADTYFNRGLAREAQGNTQGAAADFGIVASRDPKDAAALLHRAQARETLKDYQGAIDDLTAAIALKPQSAAYNNRGTVHQRKGDLDAAIADYTMALGVDANDRAALYNRAVALFRQRKYPQSIADFDRAFAIAAPSALDLRMRAFARTASHDCGHAIEDYTASLALEPNSSLALLNRGFCYRSSGRYADAFADWDKAVPLAPDDMAPVVARADLHKSLGDYGAAMADYDRAVATAPSEGRWLNARARLKNEVGDLDGTRADCRKAVAIFSAAIAADAKDRLAYYHRGFSDLACRDPQGAIDDETRAIALDPGYASAYLERATAYWYTAQYAHAEADIEAALTIDAGDGDAYLQLASVKTDEKDYDAALGYLAKAQAQPDEAAGIVLNNRCWTRGLLDRELGAAQADCEAALKDRPNSLAARGSLALVQFRQGRLDTALATLDAILGEQPRRAEALLLRAAVKLRLGEDGAADRALGAALDPFLALRLRRFGILP; translated from the coding sequence ATGAAACACATGGTCCTCCTCGCGGCCCTCGGCACGGCGACGCTGCCCGCGACGCAGCCGCACCGCGCGTCCGTCATTCCCGCCTGCGCGGAAGCGACCTCCCTGCTCGAGCGCACGCATGCGGGCGACGGGAGCGCCGACTTCCGCGCCGCGAAGGACGCGGCGTCGCGCTGCCTCGAACAGGGCGGCGGCGCCGACGCGCTGACCCTGCGCGCCCGCGCCGAGCAGAATCTCGGCGACAGGCACGGCGCGCTGGCCGACCTGACGGCGGCGCTCAAGCTCCAGCCCTACTCCGTCTCGATCCATTACGACCGCGGCCTGCTCCAGCTCGACGCCCGGGATTTCGACGCGGCGATCGGCGATTTCAGCGCTTCGGTCGAGCTCGATCCCACCGATTCCGATGCGGTGTTCCAGCGCGGCTGGGCCTATCAGCTCGCTGGGCGCAACGCGCTCGCGGTGGACGATTTCACCCTCATCCTCGCGAGCTTTCCCGACTATCCGCCGGCCTACCGGCTGCGCGGCATCAGCTTCGCGGCGCTGGGCCGGTTCGACAAGGCCGAGGCCGACTACACCGCCTATCTCGCCGCCGATCCCAACGACGCCGACACCTATTTCAACCGCGGCCTGGCGCGCGAGGCGCAAGGCAACACCCAGGGCGCCGCCGCCGATTTCGGCATCGTCGCCTCGCGCGATCCCAAGGACGCCGCCGCGCTGCTGCACCGGGCGCAGGCGCGCGAGACGCTGAAGGACTATCAGGGCGCGATCGACGACCTGACGGCGGCGATCGCGCTCAAGCCGCAATCGGCCGCCTACAACAATCGCGGCACCGTCCATCAGCGCAAAGGCGATCTCGACGCCGCCATCGCCGACTACACAATGGCGCTCGGGGTCGACGCGAACGACCGCGCCGCGCTCTACAACCGCGCCGTCGCGCTGTTCCGCCAGCGCAAATATCCGCAATCCATCGCCGATTTCGACCGCGCCTTCGCGATCGCGGCGCCCTCCGCGCTCGACCTGCGCATGCGCGCTTTTGCGCGGACCGCCAGCCACGATTGCGGCCATGCGATCGAGGACTATACCGCCTCCCTCGCGCTGGAGCCGAATTCGTCGCTCGCCCTGCTCAACCGCGGCTTCTGCTATCGCAGCTCCGGGCGCTATGCCGACGCCTTCGCGGATTGGGACAAGGCCGTGCCGCTGGCGCCGGACGACATGGCGCCCGTCGTCGCGCGGGCGGACCTGCACAAATCGCTCGGCGACTACGGCGCGGCCATGGCGGATTACGACCGGGCCGTTGCCACCGCGCCGAGCGAGGGCCGCTGGCTGAATGCGCGGGCGCGGCTGAAGAACGAAGTCGGCGATCTCGACGGCACAAGGGCCGATTGCCGCAAGGCCGTCGCGATCTTTTCGGCCGCGATCGCGGCCGATGCCAAGGACCGGCTGGCATATTACCACCGCGGCTTCTCCGATCTGGCGTGCCGCGATCCGCAAGGCGCCATAGACGACGAGACGCGGGCGATCGCGCTCGATCCCGGCTATGCCTCGGCCTATCTCGAACGCGCCACGGCCTATTGGTACACCGCCCAATATGCCCACGCCGAGGCCGACATCGAGGCCGCGTTGACGATCGATGCGGGCGACGGCGACGCCTATCTGCAACTCGCCAGCGTCAAGACGGACGAAAAGGACTATGACGCAGCGCTCGGCTATCTCGCCAAGGCGCAGGCGCAGCCCGACGAAGCCGCCGGCATCGTGCTCAACAACCGGTGCTGGACGCGCGGCCTGCTGGATCGCGAACTGGGCGCGGCGCAGGCGGATTGCGAGGCGGCGCTCAAGGACCGGCCGAATTCCCTGGCCGCGCGCGGCTCGCTGGCACTCGTCCAGTTCCGTCAAGGCAGGCTCGACACGGCGCTGGCGACGCTGGACGCGATCCTCGGCGAGCAGCCGCGCCGCGCCGAGGCGCTTCTGCTCAGAGCGGCGGTGAAACTCCGCCTGGGCGAGGACGGCGCGGCCGATCGCGCCCTGGGCGCGGCCCTCGATCCGTTCCTCGCCCTGCGCCTCCGACGCTTCGGGATCCTGCCCTGA
- a CDS encoding rhodanese-like domain-containing protein: protein MSVLDAWALLKSDPRARLVDVRTNAEWNFVGIPDLSELGREVALVQWQVFPTMQVNPGFVAEAEGDAADKSAPVLFLCRSGARSRAAAIAMTRAGYAKAYNVAGGFEGDLDGERHRGLKNGWKASGLPWKQT from the coding sequence TTGAGCGTCCTGGACGCCTGGGCGCTGCTCAAGAGCGACCCCCGGGCGCGGCTGGTCGACGTGCGGACCAATGCGGAGTGGAACTTCGTCGGCATCCCCGATCTCAGCGAGCTCGGCCGCGAGGTCGCGCTGGTCCAGTGGCAGGTCTTCCCCACCATGCAGGTCAATCCGGGCTTCGTAGCCGAGGCCGAGGGGGACGCCGCCGACAAGAGCGCGCCGGTCCTGTTCCTCTGCCGCTCGGGCGCGCGCTCGCGCGCCGCGGCCATCGCCATGACCCGAGCCGGCTATGCCAAGGCCTACAACGTCGCGGGCGGCTTCGAGGGCGACCTCGACGGCGAGCGCCATCGCGGCCTCAAGAACGGTTGGAAGGCCTCCGGCCTCCCTTGGAAACAGACGTGA
- the dnaA gene encoding chromosomal replication initiator protein DnaA translates to MTSKPMRPDWPAAWAGARERLRRELGDAVFDAWIGPLTLDGFDKDEIRIGTTKSFIRNWVAERYVTRIERALRGEGAEPQSIAIILVTPKPVVGGGLVRELPRAEAQSVAVDHAEDEPVTEATKGLWTRMLHPQQTFDTFVAGPANEFGLSAARSFSEGAQSDLTLLYIHGGFGFGKTHLLNAAALEFRKRGKRALFLRSEDFMRHFLGALYRKDTLAFKEELRTAEVLLIDDLQHICRSTATASEFLYTVNAFSDLRRRVVIAADRAPAALEGLGADVKSRLAGGLVVTLDKPDRATRLAILKARAADFARHKPQALLPNDVLEHIADMDDASPRELIGVFTKLATYTDLTKKPVTLETIEDVVGLRSAPGAKTSIEDIQRKTAEYYKLDVRDFHSPQRARRVARPRQVAMYLSRKLTSRSLPEIGRRFGGRDHTTVLHACRRVEALCVEDKNFRQEVEFLRDLLARSR, encoded by the coding sequence ATGACGAGTAAGCCGATGCGGCCGGATTGGCCGGCGGCCTGGGCGGGCGCGCGCGAGCGGCTGCGCCGCGAATTGGGCGATGCGGTGTTCGATGCCTGGATCGGACCGCTGACGCTGGACGGTTTCGACAAGGACGAGATCCGGATCGGGACGACCAAGTCGTTCATCCGCAACTGGGTCGCCGAACGCTACGTCACCCGCATCGAGCGTGCGCTGCGCGGCGAAGGGGCCGAGCCGCAATCCATCGCCATCATCCTCGTCACGCCCAAGCCGGTCGTCGGCGGCGGGCTGGTGCGCGAGCTTCCGCGCGCCGAAGCGCAGAGCGTCGCCGTCGACCACGCCGAAGACGAGCCGGTCACCGAGGCGACCAAGGGGCTTTGGACCCGCATGCTGCATCCGCAGCAGACCTTCGACACCTTCGTGGCCGGTCCGGCGAACGAGTTCGGCCTGTCGGCTGCGCGGAGCTTCTCCGAGGGCGCGCAGAGCGACCTCACTTTGCTCTACATCCATGGCGGCTTCGGCTTCGGCAAGACGCATCTGCTGAACGCCGCGGCGCTGGAATTCCGCAAGCGCGGCAAGCGCGCGCTGTTCCTGCGCTCGGAGGACTTCATGCGCCACTTCCTGGGCGCGCTCTATCGCAAGGACACGCTGGCCTTCAAGGAGGAGCTGCGCACCGCCGAAGTGCTGCTGATCGACGACCTGCAGCATATCTGCCGCTCCACCGCGACGGCGTCGGAGTTCCTCTACACCGTCAACGCGTTCTCCGATCTGCGCCGCCGCGTGGTGATCGCGGCGGACCGCGCCCCCGCGGCGCTCGAAGGGCTGGGCGCCGACGTGAAGTCGCGGCTGGCCGGCGGCCTCGTCGTGACGCTCGACAAGCCCGACCGCGCGACGCGGCTGGCGATCCTGAAGGCGCGCGCCGCCGATTTCGCGCGGCACAAGCCGCAAGCCCTGCTGCCCAACGACGTGCTGGAGCACATCGCCGACATGGACGATGCCTCTCCGCGCGAGCTGATCGGCGTGTTCACCAAGCTGGCGACCTATACCGACCTGACCAAGAAGCCGGTGACGCTGGAGACCATCGAGGACGTGGTGGGCCTGCGCAGCGCGCCGGGCGCCAAAACCTCGATCGAGGACATCCAGAGGAAGACCGCGGAGTATTACAAGCTCGATGTGCGCGACTTCCACTCGCCGCAGCGGGCCCGCCGCGTGGCGCGGCCGCGCCAGGTCGCGATGTACCTGTCGCGCAAGCTGACCTCGCGCTCCCTGCCGGAGATCGGCCGGCGTTTCGGCGGCCGCGACCACACCACCGTGCTGCATGCCTGCCGCCGCGTCGAGGCGCTGTGCGTCGAGGACAAGAACTTCCGGCAGGAGGTCGAATTCCTGCGGGATCTGCTGGCGCGCAGCCGTTAG
- the dnaN gene encoding DNA polymerase III subunit beta, with product MKINVERGAFLKALSHVQSVVERRNTIPILSNVLIEAGKSQLKLTATDLDIEIVEAIPADVLRNGSATAPAHMLYDIVRKLPEGAQVQAELLTSEGGRLAVSAGTVRFELACLPKEDFPQMAAGALPHRFRLAADDLKRLIDKTRFAMASDETRFYLMGIHMHVTKDAKTKVLRAAATDGHRLARFELDLPDGAADMPGIIVPRKTVTELRRLLDDADGAIEISLSDTKIQFTFNGVELTSKLIDGTFPDYQRIIPSGNDKALALEAKEFSHSVDRVSTISADKTRAVKLSVAKDKVTLSVVNPESGTATEELSATYNAPAMEIGFNAKYLLDITSQIEGKDIRFLLSDAGSPTIIEDGDDARWLYVLMPMRV from the coding sequence ATGAAAATCAACGTCGAACGCGGTGCCTTCCTGAAGGCGCTGAGCCACGTCCAGAGTGTCGTCGAACGCCGCAACACCATTCCGATCCTCTCCAACGTCCTGATCGAAGCGGGCAAGAGCCAGCTCAAGCTGACCGCCACCGATCTCGACATCGAGATCGTGGAAGCCATTCCGGCGGACGTGCTGCGCAACGGCTCGGCGACCGCGCCGGCGCACATGCTGTACGACATCGTGCGCAAGCTGCCGGAGGGCGCGCAGGTGCAGGCGGAGCTTCTGACCAGCGAGGGCGGACGGCTTGCGGTCTCGGCCGGCACGGTGCGCTTCGAGCTCGCCTGCCTGCCCAAGGAAGACTTCCCGCAGATGGCGGCGGGCGCCCTGCCCCACCGCTTCCGCCTCGCGGCGGACGATTTGAAGCGGCTGATCGACAAGACCCGCTTCGCCATGGCGAGCGATGAGACCCGGTTCTACCTGATGGGCATCCACATGCACGTCACCAAGGACGCCAAGACCAAGGTTCTGCGCGCCGCGGCGACCGACGGCCACCGGCTGGCGCGCTTCGAACTCGACCTGCCGGACGGCGCCGCCGACATGCCGGGCATCATCGTGCCGCGCAAGACGGTGACCGAGCTGCGCCGGCTGCTCGACGACGCCGACGGCGCGATCGAGATCTCGCTGTCGGACACCAAGATCCAGTTCACCTTCAACGGCGTGGAGCTGACCTCCAAGCTGATCGACGGCACCTTCCCGGACTATCAGCGGATCATTCCCTCCGGCAACGACAAGGCGCTGGCGCTAGAGGCGAAGGAGTTCTCCCATTCGGTCGACCGCGTCTCGACGATCTCCGCCGACAAGACGCGCGCGGTGAAGCTGTCGGTGGCGAAGGACAAGGTGACGCTCTCGGTGGTCAATCCGGAAAGCGGCACGGCGACCGAGGAACTGAGCGCGACCTACAACGCGCCGGCGATGGAGATCGGCTTCAACGCCAAATATCTCCTCGACATCACGAGCCAGATCGAGGGCAAGGACATCCGCTTCCTGCTGTCGGACGCCGGCTCGCCCACCATCATCGAGGACGGCGACGATGCCCGCTGGCTCTACGTCCTCATGCCGATGCGGGTCTGA
- a CDS encoding metalloregulator ArsR/SmtB family transcription factor — protein MSTDAVFKALADKSRRRLLDRLHKENGQTLGELCEGLAISRQAVSKHLDILEDANLVATERRGREKLHFLNPVPIFDIADRWIGKFERGRLRALSDLKKGLEREEP, from the coding sequence ATGAGCACGGATGCGGTTTTCAAGGCGCTGGCGGACAAGAGCCGCCGCCGCCTGCTGGACCGCCTCCACAAAGAAAACGGGCAGACATTGGGTGAGCTGTGCGAGGGATTGGCGATATCGCGCCAGGCGGTGTCCAAGCATCTGGACATTTTGGAGGACGCCAATCTCGTGGCGACCGAGCGCCGGGGCCGCGAGAAGCTGCATTTCCTCAATCCGGTGCCGATCTTCGACATCGCCGACCGTTGGATCGGCAAATTCGAGCGCGGCCGCCTGCGTGCGTTGTCGGATCTGAAGAAGGGACTCGAAAGGGAAGAGCCATGA
- a CDS encoding enoyl-CoA hydratase yields the protein MTNHLNIVATIEGKVGVVTLNRPKALNALNSELLGELVTQLEAWDRDDAVRCIVLTGSERAFAAGADIKEMAPKSYMDMYRENFFAEANDRISAIRKPIIAAVAGWALGGGCELAMLCDFIIAADTAKFGQPEITLGVMPGIGGSQRLTRFIGKSKAMEMCLTGRNMDAAEAERAGLVSRVVPAADLLAEAMKAAAKIAEQSLPIVMMTKEAVNRAYETTLSEGVRFERRLFHSMFATADQKEGMAAFAEKRKANFTDR from the coding sequence ATGACCAACCATCTCAACATCGTCGCCACGATCGAGGGCAAGGTCGGCGTCGTCACGCTGAACCGGCCCAAGGCGCTCAATGCGCTCAACTCCGAACTGCTCGGCGAGCTGGTGACCCAGCTCGAAGCCTGGGACCGCGACGACGCGGTGCGCTGCATCGTGCTGACCGGATCGGAGCGCGCCTTCGCGGCCGGCGCCGACATCAAGGAGATGGCGCCCAAATCCTACATGGACATGTACCGGGAGAATTTCTTCGCCGAGGCGAACGACCGCATTTCGGCGATCCGCAAGCCGATTATCGCCGCCGTCGCCGGCTGGGCGCTGGGCGGCGGCTGCGAGCTCGCCATGCTCTGCGACTTCATCATCGCGGCCGACACGGCGAAATTCGGCCAGCCGGAGATCACACTCGGCGTCATGCCCGGCATCGGCGGCAGCCAGCGGCTGACGCGCTTCATCGGCAAGTCCAAGGCGATGGAGATGTGCCTGACGGGCCGCAACATGGACGCCGCCGAGGCCGAGCGCGCCGGCCTCGTCAGCCGCGTCGTGCCGGCAGCAGATCTGCTGGCCGAGGCGATGAAGGCGGCCGCCAAGATCGCCGAGCAGTCGCTTCCCATCGTGATGATGACCAAGGAGGCGGTGAACCGCGCCTATGAGACGACGCTGAGCGAGGGCGTGCGTTTCGAGCGGCGGCTGTTCCATTCCATGTTCGCCACCGCCGACCAGAAGGAAGGTATGGCCGCCTTCGCCGAGAAGCGGAAGGCGAATTTCACGGACAGATAA
- a CDS encoding SulP family inorganic anion transporter, which produces MPKLYSALREGYRLGDLRADIFAGLTVAIIALPLSLALAIASGVSPERGLFTAIVAGFCISAFGGSRFQIGGPTGAFVVVVFNVVAKYGYDGLAVATLMAGVLLMIAGLARLGSYIKYIPFPVVTGFTSGIAIIIFSSQVGDILGLTLHGVPGDVWGKWQAYAGAIGTLNPAAFAVAGGTLGLIVLMRRFAPKLPAFLVALVAAALAVWFLGLHVETIGTRFGQLPNLLPAPHLPHVGFAQLRELVPSAFTIFVLGGIESLLSAVVADGMTGRRHRSNGELVAQGIANIASACMGGIPATGAIARTATNIRSGARTPVAGIVHALAILATLAALAPLASFVPLAALGAVLLIVCWNMAEIDSFRRILSGPTGDKVILLLTFALTVFVDLSMAIGVGLVLASFLFMHRMAEVAETRLNLSLLEDEIDELMLPDGTALTRRSLPPGVEVFRLSGPFFFGAAAAFEDVLARAGGRPKTLILSMDAVPLIDATGAATLAKFIAAARDRGTRIILSGLQPDPAHVLDQMDVVAPRSADLGQALLLARG; this is translated from the coding sequence GTGCCCAAGCTCTACTCGGCCCTGCGGGAAGGCTACCGCCTCGGCGATCTGCGCGCCGACATCTTCGCCGGCCTGACGGTCGCCATCATCGCGCTGCCGCTGTCTCTGGCCCTCGCCATCGCGAGCGGCGTGTCCCCGGAGCGCGGCCTCTTCACCGCCATCGTCGCCGGCTTCTGCATCTCGGCGTTCGGCGGCAGCCGCTTCCAGATCGGCGGCCCGACCGGCGCCTTCGTCGTGGTCGTGTTCAACGTCGTCGCCAAATACGGCTATGACGGGCTGGCGGTCGCGACGCTGATGGCGGGCGTGCTGCTCATGATCGCCGGTCTGGCGCGCCTCGGCTCCTATATCAAATACATCCCCTTTCCCGTGGTGACGGGCTTCACGTCCGGCATCGCGATCATCATCTTCTCCAGTCAGGTCGGCGACATCCTCGGCTTGACGCTGCACGGCGTGCCCGGCGACGTCTGGGGCAAATGGCAGGCCTATGCCGGCGCCATCGGCACGCTCAACCCGGCGGCTTTCGCGGTGGCGGGCGGTACGCTCGGCCTGATCGTGCTGATGCGCCGCTTCGCGCCGAAACTCCCCGCCTTCCTCGTCGCGCTGGTCGCGGCGGCGCTCGCCGTCTGGTTCCTCGGCCTGCATGTCGAGACCATCGGCACCCGCTTCGGCCAGTTGCCGAACCTGCTGCCGGCGCCGCACCTGCCGCATGTCGGCTTCGCGCAGCTGCGCGAACTGGTGCCCTCGGCCTTCACGATCTTCGTGCTCGGCGGCATCGAGTCGCTTCTGTCCGCCGTCGTCGCCGACGGCATGACGGGCCGCCGCCACCGCTCCAATGGCGAGCTTGTCGCCCAGGGCATCGCCAACATCGCCAGCGCCTGCATGGGCGGCATCCCCGCGACCGGCGCCATCGCGCGCACCGCGACGAACATCCGCTCCGGCGCCCGCACGCCGGTCGCCGGTATCGTGCACGCGCTCGCCATCCTCGCGACCCTGGCGGCGCTGGCGCCGCTGGCCTCCTTCGTGCCGCTGGCGGCGCTGGGCGCGGTGCTGCTGATCGTGTGCTGGAACATGGCGGAGATCGATTCCTTCCGCCGCATCCTGTCGGGCCCCACGGGCGACAAGGTGATCCTGCTCCTCACCTTCGCGCTCACCGTGTTCGTCGACCTCTCCATGGCCATCGGCGTCGGCCTGGTGCTGGCTTCCTTCTTGTTCATGCACCGCATGGCGGAGGTCGCGGAGACGCGGCTGAACCTGTCGCTGCTGGAGGACGAGATCGACGAGCTGATGCTGCCCGACGGCACCGCCCTCACGCGCCGCTCGCTGCCGCCGGGCGTCGAGGTGTTCCGCCTGAGCGGCCCGTTCTTCTTCGGCGCCGCGGCGGCGTTCGAGGACGTGCTGGCGCGCGCCGGCGGACGGCCGAAGACGCTCATCCTCTCGATGGACGCGGTGCCGCTGATCGACGCGACCGGCGCGGCCACGCTGGCGAAGTTCATCGCCGCGGCGCGCGACCGCGGCACGCGCATCATCCTGAGCGGCCTGCAGCCCGATCCGGCGCATGTGCTCGACCAGATGGACGTCGTCGCGCCCCGCAGCGCGGATCTGGGCCAGGCACTCCTGCTCGCACGCGGTTAG
- a CDS encoding helix-turn-helix domain-containing protein: MITAAQLRAARALAGIDQRQLAEKSELSVPTIQRMEASEGVIRGNVDSLMKLVRALETLGIELLNEGTASTGGGRGVRLRA, translated from the coding sequence ATGATCACCGCCGCCCAATTGCGAGCCGCCCGGGCGCTGGCCGGCATCGACCAGCGCCAGCTCGCCGAGAAGTCGGAACTGTCGGTTCCCACCATCCAGCGGATGGAGGCCAGCGAGGGCGTGATCCGCGGCAATGTCGATTCGCTGATGAAGCTGGTGCGGGCGCTGGAAACACTCGGGATCGAGCTTCTGAACGAGGGCACTGCCAGCACCGGCGGCGGCCGCGGTGTAAGATTGCGCGCATAG
- the rpsT gene encoding 30S ribosomal protein S20, whose translation MPNIASSKKRVRTTAKRTQINQARKTRVRGFVRKVEEALTKGDKAAAQAALKAAEPEIMRGVSKGILHKNTGARKVSRLTKRLAKLGE comes from the coding sequence ATGCCCAATATCGCCTCGTCCAAGAAGCGCGTCCGCACCACGGCCAAGCGGACCCAGATCAACCAGGCGCGCAAGACGCGCGTCCGCGGCTTCGTCCGCAAGGTCGAGGAAGCGCTGACCAAAGGCGACAAGGCGGCGGCGCAGGCGGCCCTCAAGGCGGCGGAACCGGAGATCATGCGGGGCGTTTCCAAGGGCATCCTGCACAAGAACACCGGCGCCCGGAAAGTCTCGCGCCTCACCAAGCGGCTCGCCAAGCTCGGCGAATAG
- a CDS encoding NAD-dependent epimerase/dehydratase family protein, whose translation MAPRVLIVGGTRFIGAHVARRLFDAGAAVTVFHRGTTDNPILPPVMHIRDPSAEYPIAAYPEAVRARDWDVVVLMVTMGEADARAAVDCFTGRTERLVLISSGDVYRAYGRLTGHEPGPPDPVPLTEDAPLRGALYPYRAQAAALGAYARDYEKILAEIVLREAVLPSTILRLPKVYGPEDNAGLATVYGFASQPHWRWTHGHVDNVAAAIALAAGHPAAAGRTYNVGEAATPTMGERLARLPGRGGGGLAPPFDYRQDMAVDTGRIRKELGFSEPMDEDDAMQRLAEKSREKRPS comes from the coding sequence ATGGCTCCGCGCGTCCTGATCGTCGGCGGCACGCGCTTCATCGGCGCCCATGTCGCGCGACGACTGTTCGATGCGGGCGCCGCGGTCACGGTCTTCCACCGCGGCACCACCGACAATCCGATCCTGCCGCCGGTGATGCATATCCGCGATCCGTCGGCCGAATATCCCATCGCGGCCTATCCCGAAGCGGTTCGCGCGCGGGATTGGGACGTCGTGGTCCTCATGGTGACGATGGGCGAGGCCGATGCGCGGGCGGCAGTGGACTGTTTCACCGGCAGGACGGAACGCCTTGTGCTGATCTCCAGCGGCGACGTCTATCGCGCCTATGGGCGGTTGACCGGGCATGAGCCGGGACCGCCCGATCCGGTACCGCTGACCGAGGATGCCCCGTTGCGCGGCGCGCTCTATCCCTACCGCGCCCAGGCGGCGGCGCTCGGCGCCTATGCCCGGGACTACGAGAAGATCCTCGCCGAGATCGTCCTGCGCGAGGCCGTCCTGCCCTCGACGATCCTGCGCCTGCCGAAAGTCTATGGGCCGGAAGACAATGCGGGGTTGGCGACGGTCTACGGGTTCGCGTCGCAGCCGCATTGGCGCTGGACCCATGGCCATGTCGACAATGTCGCCGCCGCCATCGCGCTGGCGGCGGGCCATCCGGCGGCGGCCGGCCGCACCTACAATGTCGGCGAGGCGGCGACCCCGACCATGGGCGAGAGGCTGGCGCGGCTTCCCGGCCGCGGCGGCGGCGGCTTGGCACCGCCTTTCGACTACCGCCAAGACATGGCGGTCGACACCGGCCGCATCCGGAAGGAGCTAGGATTTTCCGAGCCGATGGACGAGGATGACGCGATGCAGCGCCTCGCGGAAAAAAGCCGCGAAAAGCGGCCTTCGTGA
- the recF gene encoding DNA replication/repair protein RecF: MDTQPTQRPDGAASAFDAMPARLAVTRLVLRNFRSYAEAELGVSGAPVVLAGPNGAGKTNLLDAISLLSPGRGLRGARLGEHVRRGPSVSSDALWAVAATVMRQGETYEIGTGLTLGPNGGERRQVRLNGAPAQNSSELGELVQMLWLTPAMDRLFIEGASGRRKFLDRLVLGFDAGHARTTTRYETAMRERARLLKFGPRDPAWLDGLEAEMVEAGIAMAVSRAQTVERLNHALVARGEAGAFPSAQLALDGETDALLAELGDGAREALREKLARSRVRDAEAGRTTAGPHLTDLSVRHTAKRADARECSTGEQKALLISIVLADAWELSAARSGHAPLLLLDEIAAHLDAVRRAALFEEIAALGAQAWMTGTDLSLFAGLGGRADVFHVNDGQFARQE; this comes from the coding sequence TTGGACACCCAGCCGACACAGCGCCCCGACGGCGCGGCGTCCGCCTTTGACGCGATGCCCGCGCGCCTGGCGGTGACGCGCCTGGTGCTGCGCAATTTCCGCTCCTACGCGGAAGCGGAGCTTGGCGTGAGCGGCGCGCCGGTGGTGCTGGCGGGACCGAACGGCGCGGGCAAGACAAACCTTTTGGATGCGATCTCGCTGCTGTCGCCGGGACGCGGACTGCGCGGCGCCAGGCTCGGCGAGCATGTGCGGCGCGGGCCGAGCGTCTCCAGCGATGCGCTGTGGGCCGTGGCGGCGACGGTGATGCGCCAGGGCGAGACTTACGAGATCGGGACCGGGCTGACGCTCGGACCCAATGGCGGGGAGCGGCGGCAGGTGCGCCTGAACGGCGCGCCGGCGCAGAACTCATCCGAGCTCGGCGAGCTGGTGCAGATGCTGTGGCTGACCCCGGCGATGGACCGGCTGTTCATCGAGGGCGCGAGCGGGCGGCGCAAATTCCTCGACCGGCTGGTGCTCGGCTTCGACGCCGGCCATGCGCGGACCACGACGCGCTACGAGACCGCGATGCGCGAGCGGGCGCGGCTGCTCAAATTCGGGCCGCGCGATCCGGCCTGGCTGGACGGACTGGAAGCCGAGATGGTCGAGGCCGGCATCGCGATGGCGGTCTCCCGCGCGCAGACGGTCGAGCGGCTGAACCATGCGTTGGTTGCAAGGGGCGAAGCCGGCGCCTTCCCGAGCGCGCAGCTCGCGCTGGACGGCGAGACCGACGCGCTGCTGGCGGAGCTCGGCGACGGCGCGCGCGAGGCGCTGCGCGAGAAACTCGCGCGGTCGCGGGTGCGCGACGCGGAGGCCGGGCGCACGACGGCCGGACCACACCTGACCGATCTTTCGGTGCGCCACACCGCCAAGCGGGCCGATGCGCGCGAATGCTCGACCGGCGAGCAGAAGGCGCTGCTGATCTCCATCGTCCTCGCGGACGCCTGGGAGCTTTCGGCGGCGCGGAGCGGCCACGCCCCACTCCTGCTGCTGGACGAGATCGCGGCGCATCTCGACGCCGTCCGGCGCGCGGCGCTGTTCGAGGAGATCGCGGCTCTGGGC